From Erwinia sp. HDF1-3R, one genomic window encodes:
- a CDS encoding type II toxin-antitoxin system ParD family antitoxin: MPTSVALSPYFEAFIREQIESGRYNNTSEVIRAGLRALEEREQQMKLETLQKAVSAGINSGESKSAEEVFGRLSRKYQRMGEGEQTK, translated from the coding sequence ATGCCAACCAGCGTAGCACTCAGTCCTTACTTCGAAGCGTTCATCCGCGAACAGATAGAAAGCGGGCGTTACAACAACACCAGTGAAGTGATCCGTGCGGGACTCAGAGCACTGGAAGAACGGGAGCAGCAGATGAAACTTGAAACACTGCAAAAAGCGGTCAGCGCAGGGATAAACAGCGGTGAAAGCAAAAGTGCTGAAGAGGTGTTCGGGCGTCTGTCACGCAAATACCAACGCATGGGCGAAGGTGAGCAGACGAAATGA
- a CDS encoding O-acetyl-ADP-ribose deacetylase, which yields MDNRIEIIQGDITRIPVDAIVNAANSSLLGGGGVDGAIHRAGGKQILEACQAIRAKQGGCNVGDAVITVAGHLPAKYVIHTVGPHWSQGGNNEDALLANCYINCLRLAEDNHIKTLSFPNISTGIYRFPKQKAAEIALKTIASGLINYHNIEKIIIVCFERENYAIYKALEKNHYC from the coding sequence ATGGATAATCGAATAGAAATCATCCAGGGGGATATCACTCGAATTCCCGTTGATGCGATTGTTAATGCAGCTAACAGTTCTCTCCTGGGAGGTGGGGGAGTGGATGGGGCAATCCATCGCGCGGGAGGGAAACAAATACTTGAAGCCTGTCAGGCTATACGGGCCAAACAGGGGGGCTGTAACGTGGGCGACGCCGTGATTACGGTCGCGGGGCACCTGCCTGCCAAATATGTCATTCATACCGTCGGGCCCCACTGGAGTCAGGGTGGAAATAACGAGGATGCACTTTTAGCAAACTGTTATATCAATTGCCTCCGGCTGGCAGAGGATAATCATATAAAGACCCTCTCTTTTCCGAATATCAGCACCGGGATTTACAGATTCCCGAAACAGAAAGCCGCAGAAATCGCCTTAAAAACGATCGCCAGCGGCCTGATAAATTATCATAATATTGAAAAAATAATTATCGTCTGCTTTGAAAGGGAGAATTACGCTATTTATAAGGCATTAGAAAAAAATCATTATTGTTGA
- a CDS encoding helix-turn-helix domain-containing protein gives MSLPARLNSLRKELGLSQQAMADAIGLHVNSWKKYESGQAMPSLDALKKIATTLHVSTDFLLFDEHERGPGDALALQFEAVSQLPENEQAIVREVLESLIIKYQSRRWDSARKAVKEG, from the coding sequence ATGTCATTACCTGCAAGACTTAACTCACTGCGTAAAGAACTTGGCCTGTCACAGCAGGCAATGGCTGATGCTATTGGCCTGCATGTGAACAGCTGGAAGAAGTATGAGAGCGGCCAGGCCATGCCTTCGCTGGATGCGCTGAAGAAGATAGCCACCACGCTGCATGTCAGTACCGACTTTCTGCTGTTTGATGAACATGAACGTGGACCGGGCGATGCGCTGGCACTTCAGTTTGAGGCGGTCAGCCAGTTGCCGGAGAACGAACAAGCGATTGTGCGTGAAGTACTGGAGAGCCTGATCATCAAGTACCAGTCACGGCGCTGGGATTCGGCAAGGAAGGCAGTTAAGGAAGGGTAA
- a CDS encoding NAD-dependent succinate-semialdehyde dehydrogenase, with protein MLTQRLNDPLLLRQQAFFAGGWRDADNGETLPVINPSTGERIAIIPALGAEETARAIAFAEAARHEWAKTPNAQRAQRLEAWHQLILDHADDLAVIMTAEQGKPLAEAKGEVLYGASFVKWFAEEARRIYGETLPAPGNDRRILVIKQPVGVAAAITPWNFPIAMITRKVAPALAAGCPILVKPSELTPLSALALMELATRAGIPPGVLQILTGLPQGIGGELTASRTVRKISFTGSTRVGQLLMQQSADSIKRLSLELGGNAPLIVFDDADLEIAVAGVMVSKFRNAGQTCVCANRILVQRGIYPRFVRRLLEEVSRLTVGDGFKAGTTLGPLINAAAVCKVNAHIENALGLGATLLTGGVSHGPGTFVAPTVLGNVTPDMRIASEETFGPVAPLFIFDTEDQAIAMANDTPYGLGAYFFTEDLRRAWRVGEALEFGMVGYNTGAISLEVAPFGGIKMSGVGREGAHHGLDEYLEIKAFHFGSLS; from the coding sequence ATGCTTACTCAACGTTTAAACGATCCATTGCTGCTGCGCCAGCAGGCCTTCTTTGCGGGCGGCTGGCGCGACGCCGATAACGGTGAAACGCTGCCCGTTATTAACCCCTCCACCGGCGAGCGAATAGCTATCATCCCGGCTCTGGGTGCGGAGGAGACTGCCCGCGCCATCGCCTTTGCCGAGGCCGCCCGGCACGAGTGGGCGAAAACGCCCAACGCCCAGCGCGCGCAGCGGCTGGAAGCCTGGCACCAGCTGATCCTCGACCATGCCGATGACCTGGCGGTGATTATGACCGCTGAACAGGGTAAACCGCTGGCCGAAGCGAAAGGGGAGGTGCTGTACGGCGCCAGCTTTGTGAAGTGGTTTGCCGAAGAGGCCCGACGTATCTACGGCGAAACCCTCCCCGCGCCGGGAAACGATCGCCGCATCCTGGTCATCAAGCAGCCGGTCGGCGTGGCGGCGGCCATCACCCCCTGGAACTTCCCGATTGCGATGATTACCCGGAAAGTCGCCCCGGCGCTGGCGGCTGGCTGTCCCATTCTGGTTAAACCCTCTGAACTGACGCCTCTCTCAGCGCTGGCGCTAATGGAGCTGGCCACCCGCGCGGGCATCCCGCCCGGCGTTCTGCAAATCCTTACCGGCCTGCCGCAGGGCATTGGTGGCGAACTCACCGCCAGCCGCACCGTGCGTAAAATCTCCTTTACCGGATCCACCCGCGTGGGCCAGCTGCTGATGCAGCAAAGCGCAGACAGCATTAAGCGTCTCAGCCTTGAGCTGGGCGGTAATGCGCCGCTGATCGTCTTCGATGACGCCGACCTGGAGATTGCCGTCGCCGGAGTGATGGTCAGCAAATTTCGCAACGCCGGACAAACCTGCGTCTGCGCCAACCGGATACTGGTTCAGCGCGGCATCTATCCCCGCTTTGTCCGGCGCCTGCTGGAAGAGGTCAGCCGCCTTACCGTCGGTGATGGCTTTAAGGCAGGCACCACCCTTGGGCCACTGATCAATGCGGCGGCGGTGTGCAAGGTTAATGCCCATATTGAAAATGCTCTCGGCCTGGGTGCCACGCTCCTGACGGGCGGCGTCAGTCATGGGCCTGGCACCTTTGTTGCCCCCACGGTGCTTGGTAACGTCACTCCCGACATGCGCATCGCCAGTGAAGAAACTTTTGGTCCGGTCGCCCCGCTGTTTATTTTTGACACGGAAGATCAGGCGATCGCCATGGCCAATGATACGCCTTATGGGCTGGGGGCCTACTTCTTCACTGAAGATCTGCGCCGCGCGTGGCGCGTGGGTGAGGCGCTGGAATTTGGCATGGTGGGCTATAACACCGGCGCCATCTCCCTGGAAGTGGCGCCCTTTGGCGGCATAAAAATGTCCGGCGTGGGGCGCGAAGGCGCACATCATGGTCTGGACGAATATCTTGAAATTAAGGCCTTTCATTTCGGGAGTTTGAGTTAA
- a CDS encoding haloacid dehalogenase type II: MALFKPKFITFDCYGTLINFDMAGAAAARFASRVSPEKMTAFTTDFAYYRRDEVLGAFKLYPQVVGDALYRTCNKWGVECTEQDCAAIMTACASWGPHADVPAGLAKVATEFPLVLLTNSTDELIKHHVPRLGAPIHMTITAEEVGAYKPQMKGFEYMLSKLNCAPDEILHVSSSLRYDLMTAFDLGITHTVFVNRGHDPANPAYGYTEIQDIGGLPAVVGL, encoded by the coding sequence ATGGCCCTGTTCAAACCGAAATTTATCACCTTTGACTGTTACGGCACGCTGATCAACTTTGATATGGCGGGTGCGGCGGCGGCCCGCTTCGCCAGCCGCGTCAGCCCGGAGAAGATGACCGCCTTCACCACCGATTTTGCTTACTATCGCCGGGACGAAGTGCTGGGCGCATTTAAGCTGTATCCCCAGGTGGTAGGCGATGCGCTCTACCGCACCTGTAACAAGTGGGGCGTGGAGTGCACGGAGCAGGACTGCGCGGCGATCATGACCGCCTGCGCCAGCTGGGGGCCACATGCGGATGTCCCCGCTGGCCTGGCGAAAGTCGCTACTGAATTTCCGCTGGTGCTGCTGACGAACTCGACCGACGAGCTGATTAAGCATCACGTTCCCCGGCTGGGCGCCCCGATCCATATGACGATTACCGCCGAAGAGGTGGGTGCCTACAAGCCGCAGATGAAGGGCTTTGAGTACATGCTCAGCAAGCTCAACTGTGCGCCTGACGAAATCCTTCACGTCTCCAGCAGCCTGCGCTATGACCTGATGACCGCCTTTGACCTGGGGATCACCCATACGGTGTTCGTTAACCGCGGGCACGATCCGGCCAATCCCGCCTATGGCTATACCGAAATCCAGGACATTGGCGGCCTTCCGGCCGTGGTGGGTCTGTAA
- a CDS encoding type II toxin-antitoxin system RelE/ParE family toxin has translation MKLGISPLAEQDMEAIGDYIAQDNPVRAVSFTEELYQQCLLIGESPGIYRERPELGQCVRSCAYGRYLIVFRVLDTEVRIERLLHGSRDIITLFTEPDGASEPPDSP, from the coding sequence ATGAAACTGGGTATATCACCACTGGCAGAGCAGGATATGGAAGCCATAGGTGACTATATCGCGCAGGATAACCCGGTACGGGCAGTGAGCTTCACGGAAGAGCTGTATCAGCAGTGCCTGCTGATAGGGGAATCACCGGGCATCTACAGAGAAAGACCCGAGCTGGGGCAGTGCGTCAGAAGCTGTGCCTACGGGCGCTATCTCATCGTGTTCAGGGTGCTTGATACTGAAGTGCGTATAGAGAGGCTGCTGCATGGCTCACGGGATATTATAACGCTGTTCACAGAACCGGACGGAGCATCAGAGCCACCGGACAGCCCGTAA
- a CDS encoding SymE family type I addiction module toxin, whose translation MGYIRDQRKFQPSPSITLKGHWMADFGFETGQKIEVFPEPGQLIIRLAEE comes from the coding sequence GTGGGCTATATCCGGGATCAGCGGAAGTTTCAGCCGTCACCGTCGATCACTCTTAAAGGGCACTGGATGGCAGATTTTGGCTTTGAGACCGGGCAGAAGATCGAGGTGTTCCCGGAACCGGGACAGCTGATCATCCGGCTGGCTGAAGAGTGA
- a CDS encoding SymE family type I addiction module toxin: protein MAAQHHKSEQVSTKARRYAMGYGRVRIKLQPSPSITLRGHWMGALGFDTGRKIEVICEQGELIIRLAEE from the coding sequence ATGGCTGCGCAACATCATAAATCTGAACAGGTTTCAACCAAAGCCCGCCGTTATGCCATGGGTTATGGCCGGGTTCGCATTAAGCTCCAGCCGTCACCGTCGATCACGCTGCGGGGCCACTGGATGGGGGCGTTGGGTTTTGATACGGGCAGGAAGATTGAGGTGATTTGTGAGCAGGGCGAGTTGATCATCCGGCTGGCTGAGGAGTAA
- the xerC gene encoding site-specific tyrosine recombinase XerC, producing MSNRRPPSNRKPGSNRLLTVDDIYRQPVGPASHPKSLYALLLRFVRWRQERNWSETTLKVQTHHSYRFICWAAERGLYHAGDITRPVLESYQRHLYHYRKANGEPLSSRTQRSTLAPLQVWFSWMTKQGAVLANPAADLELPRLEKRLPRTILSVEQVEEIVNLCDLSTLQGIRDRALLELLWSTGIRRGEVEKLEIYSADFSRKILTIVQGKGKNDRVIPVGERALWWLERYIVHVRPEILVTPDCKALFLAMDGVAGLTANGITMAVVPYLRAAGVEKGSCHLFRHAMATQMLENGADLRWIQAMLGHRSVESTQIYTQVSIRALQAVHASTHPAEQREPETSEPDAAGEPPVSPQS from the coding sequence ATGAGCAACCGCAGACCCCCGTCAAACCGTAAACCGGGTTCAAACCGTCTGTTAACTGTCGATGATATCTACCGGCAGCCGGTGGGACCGGCCTCCCATCCTAAGAGCCTGTATGCACTGCTGCTGCGGTTCGTACGGTGGCGGCAGGAGCGCAACTGGTCGGAAACGACGCTGAAGGTGCAGACGCATCACAGCTACCGCTTTATCTGCTGGGCGGCAGAGCGGGGTCTGTATCATGCCGGAGATATCACGCGCCCGGTGCTGGAAAGTTACCAGCGGCATCTGTACCACTACCGGAAAGCGAACGGTGAGCCACTGAGCAGCCGGACGCAGCGGAGCACGCTGGCCCCGCTTCAGGTGTGGTTCAGCTGGATGACAAAACAGGGGGCTGTCCTGGCGAATCCGGCGGCCGACCTGGAGCTGCCGAGGCTGGAGAAGCGCCTGCCACGCACCATCCTGAGTGTGGAACAGGTGGAAGAGATAGTGAACCTGTGCGACCTGAGCACGTTGCAGGGCATCCGTGACCGGGCACTGCTGGAATTGCTGTGGTCAACGGGTATCCGGCGCGGTGAGGTGGAAAAACTGGAGATATACAGCGCGGACTTCAGCAGAAAGATACTGACCATCGTACAGGGGAAGGGGAAGAATGACCGGGTTATCCCGGTGGGTGAGCGTGCGCTGTGGTGGTTAGAACGCTATATCGTTCATGTTCGCCCGGAAATCCTGGTCACGCCGGACTGCAAAGCGCTGTTCCTGGCAATGGACGGCGTGGCGGGACTGACGGCGAATGGTATCACGATGGCGGTGGTGCCGTACCTGCGTGCTGCCGGGGTAGAGAAAGGGAGCTGTCACCTGTTCCGACATGCGATGGCGACGCAGATGCTGGAGAACGGCGCGGACCTCAGATGGATACAGGCGATGCTGGGGCACCGGAGCGTGGAGAGCACGCAGATATACACGCAGGTGAGCATAAGGGCGTTACAGGCGGTGCATGCCTCCACACATCCGGCAGAGCAGCGGGAGCCGGAAACCTCAGAGCCGGACGCCGCAGGGGAGCCGCCGGTCAGTCCGCAGAGTTAG
- a CDS encoding aldehyde dehydrogenase family protein, whose amino-acid sequence MLSFDPEKIALPEGHYINGQHRRGEGEGFAVKRPSDGLLAGELADADAAQVDEAVAIADRAVRESGWASAPPRQRGAVLRRWADLIANDLPLAQLEALGSTRPIHDVVNHEIPFTAEAIRFYAECADKYSGDLLPTRHASLGMLIPEPYGVIAAITPWNFPLSMASWKCGPALAAGNAVVLKPSELTPYSSVRLAELAVQAGLPAGVLNIVQGSGAVTGSALVAHPLVRKISFTGSTQTGARIMSEAAWHGMKPVTLELGGKSPQLVFDDAGDVQEVALRILRGFTANGGQACVAGTRLIVQRGIAAALIERLTALCQGFTPGVTWNENSRYAPMIDGRQAAKVEQIVTEARRLGGEILVGGQRFADTGEGCFWQPTLIANVSPDSPAVQEEIFGPVLTVQIFDEEEEGLALAGHATYGLCAGVHTKNLDRAMRAMRGITAGTVWINRYGRSGDFIIPTGGFQGSGIGKDLGRQAFEACQRYKSVLIDF is encoded by the coding sequence ATGCTAAGTTTCGATCCTGAAAAGATTGCACTGCCAGAAGGCCACTATATTAACGGCCAGCACCGACGTGGAGAGGGGGAAGGATTCGCCGTAAAGCGCCCCTCCGACGGGCTGCTGGCCGGCGAACTGGCCGACGCCGACGCCGCGCAGGTAGATGAAGCCGTTGCCATCGCCGATCGGGCCGTCAGGGAGAGTGGCTGGGCCAGCGCGCCTCCCCGCCAGCGTGGCGCGGTACTGCGGCGCTGGGCCGATCTGATAGCAAATGACCTGCCGCTCGCGCAGCTTGAGGCACTGGGTTCCACCCGTCCGATCCATGATGTCGTTAATCACGAAATTCCGTTCACCGCCGAGGCGATTCGGTTCTATGCCGAGTGCGCAGATAAATACAGCGGCGACCTGCTGCCGACCCGGCACGCCAGCCTTGGGATGCTGATCCCGGAACCCTACGGCGTGATTGCCGCGATTACCCCGTGGAATTTCCCGCTGTCGATGGCTTCCTGGAAGTGTGGTCCGGCGCTGGCGGCAGGCAATGCGGTGGTGCTCAAGCCGTCCGAGCTGACGCCTTATTCCAGCGTACGGCTCGCCGAGCTGGCGGTGCAGGCCGGGCTGCCAGCCGGGGTGCTGAACATCGTACAGGGCAGCGGTGCGGTAACCGGCAGCGCGCTGGTGGCGCATCCGCTGGTGCGAAAAATTTCATTTACCGGCTCAACGCAGACCGGCGCACGCATTATGAGCGAGGCCGCCTGGCATGGGATGAAGCCGGTTACGCTGGAGCTGGGTGGCAAAAGCCCGCAGCTGGTCTTTGACGACGCGGGTGATGTGCAGGAGGTTGCGCTGAGGATCCTGCGCGGTTTTACCGCCAACGGCGGTCAGGCATGCGTGGCCGGTACCCGCCTGATCGTCCAGCGTGGCATTGCCGCGGCGCTGATCGAACGGCTGACTGCGCTCTGTCAGGGCTTTACGCCGGGCGTCACCTGGAACGAGAACAGCCGCTATGCCCCCATGATTGATGGCCGTCAGGCCGCGAAAGTGGAGCAGATCGTCACGGAGGCCCGGCGGCTAGGCGGTGAAATCCTGGTGGGCGGCCAGCGATTTGCTGACACGGGTGAGGGCTGTTTCTGGCAGCCGACGCTGATAGCCAACGTCTCGCCCGACAGTCCCGCGGTGCAGGAGGAGATCTTTGGCCCGGTCCTGACCGTGCAGATATTCGATGAGGAAGAGGAGGGGCTGGCGCTGGCAGGCCATGCCACCTACGGCCTGTGTGCGGGTGTACACACCAAAAATCTTGACCGCGCGATGCGGGCGATGCGTGGGATTACCGCGGGTACGGTATGGATTAACCGCTACGGCCGCTCCGGCGACTTCATTATTCCCACCGGCGGCTTTCAGGGATCGGGCATCGGCAAAGATCTGGGCCGACAGGCATTTGAAGCCTGCCAGCGTTACAAAAGCGTGCTGATCGATTTTTAA
- the cbl gene encoding HTH-type transcriptional regulator Cbl, with amino-acid sequence MNFQQLKIIKEAARCEFNLTEVANALFTSQSGVSRHIRDLEDELGVEIFIRRGKRLLGMTEPGKALLTIAERILDEAGKVRRLADVFTNESSGVLTIATTHTQARYSLPRVIKAFRVLYPNVRLELNQGSPQEIVSMLVAGEADVGIASEQVVNNPSLAAFPWFSWHHALLVPKGHELEQQQPVSLAALSRYPLITYRQGITGRSRVDRAFHGAGLKPDIVLSAQDSDVVKTYVELGLGVGVLADQACQLDEHSSLTRLEAKHLFESNTVWLGLKRGQLQRNYVWQFLELCNANLSLEEIKRQALSASEEEPVIDFQI; translated from the coding sequence GTGAATTTTCAACAGCTTAAAATTATTAAGGAAGCGGCACGCTGCGAGTTTAATCTTACCGAAGTGGCAAACGCGCTGTTCACCTCCCAGTCCGGTGTCAGCCGCCATATCCGCGATCTGGAAGATGAACTGGGCGTTGAGATTTTTATCCGGCGCGGCAAGCGCCTGCTGGGCATGACCGAACCGGGTAAGGCGCTGCTTACCATCGCCGAGCGCATCCTGGATGAGGCGGGCAAGGTGCGCCGGCTGGCCGATGTCTTTACCAATGAGTCCAGCGGCGTGTTGACCATCGCCACCACCCATACCCAGGCGCGCTACAGCCTGCCCAGGGTAATTAAAGCTTTCCGTGTGCTCTATCCCAACGTCAGGCTCGAACTGAATCAGGGATCGCCACAGGAAATCGTCTCGATGCTGGTGGCAGGTGAGGCCGATGTGGGGATCGCCAGCGAACAGGTGGTTAATAATCCGTCGCTGGCTGCCTTCCCCTGGTTTAGCTGGCACCATGCGCTGCTGGTACCTAAGGGGCATGAGCTTGAGCAGCAGCAGCCGGTGTCCCTGGCCGCGCTGAGCCGCTATCCACTGATCACCTATCGCCAGGGCATCACCGGGCGTTCCCGGGTTGACCGCGCTTTCCACGGGGCGGGCCTTAAGCCTGATATCGTATTAAGCGCCCAGGATTCAGACGTGGTGAAAACCTATGTGGAGCTGGGTCTGGGCGTCGGCGTGCTGGCCGATCAGGCCTGTCAGCTGGATGAGCATTCGTCCCTGACGCGGCTGGAAGCGAAGCATCTGTTCGAGTCGAATACCGTCTGGCTGGGGCTGAAGCGCGGGCAGCTACAGCGTAACTATGTCTGGCAGTTCCTCGAACTCTGTAATGCCAACCTTTCCCTGGAAGAGATCAAGCGTCAGGCGCTTTCCGCCAGCGAGGAGGAGCCGGTTATAGATTTCCAGATCTGA
- the symE gene encoding endoribonuclease SymE, translating into MAEQHHKSGTGISSTSRAYTVGYVRDSRTFEPSPSVTLKGRWLAEAGFETGTPVDIRVMPGCLVLTARAPATPQEPEIMQTLRKVCKLSARKQRQVTELIEVISKPQR; encoded by the coding sequence ATGGCTGAGCAACATCATAAGTCAGGAACAGGTATATCCTCAACATCAAGAGCTTATACTGTGGGGTACGTCCGGGATTCGCGGACATTTGAGCCGTCACCGTCGGTCACCCTGAAGGGCCGCTGGCTGGCTGAGGCAGGATTTGAGACCGGCACGCCGGTTGATATCCGGGTGATGCCGGGCTGTCTGGTACTGACCGCACGCGCACCGGCCACACCGCAGGAACCGGAGATTATGCAGACGCTGAGGAAGGTCTGTAAGCTGTCAGCCCGCAAGCAGCGGCAGGTGACGGAGCTGATTGAGGTGATCAGTAAGCCGCAGCGATAG